A region from the Parvibaculum sp. genome encodes:
- a CDS encoding patatin-like phospholipase family protein, producing MKRRNFLKASALVPVSVGAAAISPVLAQTPTPLEAMTTQVSDSLFASDGLAVPVPDKPVPSRFAAGLDRTLVLGGGGEYYVAWYCGFFHGLLELGVDPAALAEMVVGTSAGSYAGSSLTSGHFLRMRSEIEFFGQFPSLFAKLAPLSAPNASQKRAQEINFKVTSGDAASIRAIGHAALAADNHVNGGAVERLAWLLTGDSRTDWPVAKMFTTANDCYTGERLVVHQDVARRNGIPLAHAAAASSSLPGVMGPTLLGQRYCMDGGISKTWAHTDLVAGSKRALVITLTNGYEGSLLTGIPHDIHKEIATLEATGTKAMLIIAGTPPGVNLLDPGQIAPAIKAGYERAKIEAPKIKDFWA from the coding sequence ATGAAACGCCGGAATTTCCTCAAAGCATCCGCGTTAGTGCCTGTCTCCGTCGGTGCGGCGGCGATCTCGCCGGTTCTTGCCCAGACACCAACACCGCTGGAAGCGATGACCACGCAGGTCAGCGACAGTCTGTTCGCCTCCGACGGCCTCGCCGTCCCGGTCCCCGACAAGCCGGTGCCCTCGCGATTCGCTGCCGGGCTCGACCGCACGCTGGTGCTCGGTGGCGGCGGTGAATACTACGTCGCATGGTATTGTGGTTTCTTCCACGGCCTGCTCGAACTCGGCGTCGATCCGGCGGCCCTCGCCGAGATGGTGGTGGGCACCTCGGCCGGTTCCTATGCCGGCTCTTCGCTCACGTCCGGGCATTTCCTGCGAATGCGCAGCGAGATCGAGTTCTTCGGGCAGTTTCCAAGCCTGTTCGCCAAGCTCGCGCCGCTCTCCGCCCCCAATGCCAGCCAGAAGCGCGCGCAAGAGATCAACTTCAAGGTCACCAGCGGTGATGCCGCTTCGATCCGCGCCATCGGCCATGCGGCGCTGGCGGCGGACAACCACGTCAATGGCGGGGCTGTCGAGCGGTTAGCGTGGCTTCTCACGGGAGACAGCCGCACCGACTGGCCGGTCGCCAAGATGTTCACCACGGCGAATGATTGCTACACCGGCGAACGTCTGGTGGTGCATCAGGATGTGGCCCGCAGGAATGGCATTCCGCTCGCCCATGCCGCCGCCGCCAGCTCCTCGCTGCCTGGGGTTATGGGACCGACACTACTGGGGCAGCGCTATTGCATGGATGGCGGCATCTCCAAGACCTGGGCGCACACCGATCTGGTTGCCGGCTCGAAGCGCGCGCTCGTCATTACCCTGACCAATGGCTATGAGGGCAGCCTGCTCACCGGCATTCCTCACGATATCCATAAGGAAATAGCAACACTGGAGGCGACCGGCACCAAAGCGATGCTGATCATCGCCGGCACGCCACCGGGCGTGAACCTGCTCGATCCCGGCCAGATCGCTCCCGCGATCAAGGCAGGTTATGAGCGCGCCAAGATCGAGGCGCCGAAGATCAAGGACTTCTGGGCCTAG
- a CDS encoding glycine zipper domain-containing protein, which produces MKNFIIIGLLAMGLVACNPNDRTDRTIGGAAIGAGAGALVGGLATGRAGGALAGAAIGGVGGAIVGNATTPTCRTYVYRGRRYQEC; this is translated from the coding sequence ATGAAGAATTTTATTATTATAGGGTTGCTTGCAATGGGCTTGGTTGCCTGTAACCCCAACGATCGCACCGATCGGACCATCGGTGGTGCCGCCATCGGTGCCGGCGCGGGTGCCCTGGTTGGCGGCTTGGCGACCGGCCGTGCGGGCGGTGCGCTCGCGGGTGCGGCCATCGGCGGTGTCGGCGGCGCCATCGTCGGGAATGCGACGACTCCCACCTGCCGTACCTATGTCTATCGCGGTCGTCGCTATCAGGAATGCTGA
- the gltS gene encoding sodium/glutamate symporter — translation MTTIAVPGLLSFTIAILVYFTGAGLNRVVEPLRRWNIPEAVTGGLIAALVTLAAYHLFDTAVAFDLQARDMLLLYFFTGIGLNARLSDLMAGGRRLAILLAITIVFLVLQNIIAVGSVALLGLPEGLAAFLGSASLIGGHGTTIAWAPIIEQRFGIPQALEVGIASATLGLVIASLVGGPVARLLIARYGLSGPLEKAPIVGLPDDPDGHVRNDVSAVSLLRTILVLNIAILIGFTVDELLEELGINLPLFVACLMVAIVMTNTIPYVFRGLLWPTRTKALSLVSDLSLSVFLAMSLMSMQLWTLGDLGPALLLVLGVQTVAAVAYILFVVFPAMGRDYDAAVVSAGFSGISLGATPTAIANMTAVTKVHGAAPIAFIILPLVSAFFIDIANAVAIGFMVR, via the coding sequence ATGACAACGATTGCCGTTCCGGGACTACTGTCCTTCACTATCGCCATCTTGGTGTACTTTACCGGAGCGGGGCTCAATCGGGTGGTTGAGCCGCTGCGACGCTGGAATATTCCAGAGGCGGTCACCGGCGGCCTCATAGCCGCGCTCGTGACGCTCGCGGCCTACCATCTCTTCGATACCGCGGTTGCCTTCGATCTCCAGGCGCGCGACATGCTGCTCCTCTATTTCTTCACGGGGATCGGGCTGAACGCCCGCCTGTCGGACCTCATGGCGGGCGGGCGTCGTCTCGCCATCCTGCTGGCGATCACCATCGTTTTCCTCGTCCTGCAGAATATTATCGCGGTCGGCAGCGTCGCCCTGCTGGGCCTGCCGGAGGGGCTCGCGGCGTTTCTGGGCTCGGCCTCCCTGATCGGCGGCCATGGCACGACGATCGCCTGGGCGCCAATCATCGAGCAGCGTTTCGGGATACCCCAGGCGCTGGAGGTCGGCATTGCCAGCGCCACGCTCGGCCTTGTCATCGCGAGCCTGGTGGGCGGCCCCGTCGCGCGCCTGCTCATAGCGCGCTATGGCCTGAGCGGTCCCCTCGAGAAGGCCCCTATCGTTGGCCTGCCGGATGACCCTGACGGGCACGTGCGGAATGACGTGAGCGCTGTGAGCCTGCTGCGGACTATCCTGGTGCTCAACATCGCCATTCTGATCGGCTTCACCGTGGATGAGCTGTTGGAAGAACTCGGCATCAATCTTCCGCTCTTCGTCGCCTGCCTGATGGTCGCGATCGTCATGACCAACACCATCCCTTACGTCTTCCGCGGGCTACTCTGGCCCACGCGGACAAAGGCGTTGTCGCTCGTCTCCGACCTGTCGCTGAGCGTCTTCCTCGCCATGTCGCTGATGAGCATGCAGCTATGGACGCTCGGTGATCTCGGCCCGGCCCTGCTTCTCGTGCTCGGCGTGCAGACCGTTGCGGCGGTAGCCTACATCCTGTTCGTGGTCTTCCCCGCCATGGGCCGCGACTACGACGCGGCCGTGGTTTCGGCCGGGTTCAGCGGCATCTCCCTCGGCGCGACACCCACCGCCATCGCCAATATGACCGCGGTGACGAAGGTGCATGGCGCGGCCCCCATCGCCTTCATCATCCTGCCGCTCGTCTCCGCCTTCTTCATCGACATCGCCAATGCGGTGGCCATCGGCTTCATGGTGCGCTGA